One region of Mesobacillus boroniphilus genomic DNA includes:
- a CDS encoding C40 family peptidase has product MESNNIWLVNVPVATLWTSHDSAREIDMNAISGTLNIEKWLEELTYEPRLQLCDDNLVQSQVLFGHEVLIIDEVDEWAHVVVPEQPSGKDGRGYPGWIPKDQLIQQSDWYIKQGPVAVITSKKALLYSEKNEKLMELSYQTILPVVEDIVDRIRVKTPTGIGILRAEDVSVFPSEKEIPKRNGAAIVAAGEQFLGLPYLWGGMSSYGYDCSGFSYNMCLANGYIIPRDAHEQAAAGEEVDLSDIQPGDFLFFAYEEGKGSIHHVGIYYGDGKLLHSPNTGKNIEIISLKGTVYEKELCAARRYWIDTEE; this is encoded by the coding sequence ATGGAAAGCAATAATATTTGGCTCGTCAATGTCCCTGTGGCGACTTTGTGGACTTCCCATGATTCAGCGAGGGAAATCGACATGAACGCAATTTCCGGTACCCTGAATATCGAAAAATGGCTTGAAGAACTTACATATGAGCCACGACTCCAATTGTGCGATGATAATTTGGTTCAATCACAGGTCTTATTTGGACACGAGGTTTTAATTATTGATGAAGTGGATGAATGGGCACATGTGGTTGTCCCTGAACAGCCTTCCGGAAAAGACGGACGGGGATATCCTGGCTGGATTCCCAAAGACCAGCTGATACAGCAATCAGATTGGTATATCAAGCAAGGGCCTGTTGCGGTTATTACTAGTAAAAAAGCTTTGCTTTATTCAGAAAAAAATGAAAAGCTCATGGAACTAAGCTACCAAACGATTTTGCCTGTGGTGGAGGATATCGTCGACCGGATTCGCGTTAAGACCCCGACAGGAATAGGTATCCTAAGGGCAGAAGATGTTTCGGTCTTTCCTTCAGAAAAAGAAATCCCTAAAAGGAATGGGGCAGCAATCGTCGCTGCTGGAGAACAATTCCTTGGATTACCCTATCTCTGGGGCGGCATGAGCAGCTACGGGTATGATTGCTCCGGTTTTAGCTATAACATGTGTCTCGCCAATGGTTACATCATACCTAGGGATGCCCATGAACAGGCCGCCGCTGGTGAAGAAGTCGATTTATCCGACATTCAGCCAGGTGATTTTCTTTTCTTCGCCTATGAGGAAGGAAAGGGCAGCATTCATCACGTCGGCATCTATTATGGAGACGGCAAACTTCTCCACTCACCAAACACTGGTAAGAATATCGAGATCATTTCTCTAAAAGGAACAGTTTACGAAAAAGAACTCTGTGCAGCGAGACGCTACTGGATTGATACGGAGGAATAA
- a CDS encoding mandelate racemase/muconate lactonizing enzyme family protein produces MIIEKIETFRNAVPLKKPFKTALRTVTVAEAIFVKITCDNGIAGWGEAPPTLVITGDSLVSIEGAINDVIGPFLLKKNLLNYEAIFQGLRTILVNNTSAKAAVDMALYDCISQNCSLPLYQFLGGYRNEIETDFTVSVNSPDEMGEDAINYVSNGFNVLKVKVGIGDIATDIARIQEIRRKIGKDIKIRLDANQGWKPKDAVRAIRKMEDLGLDIELVEQPVKAEDLDGLKQVTDSVDTLIMADESVFSPKQAFEVISRRSADLINIKLMKSGGIYQAQMINQMAETAGIECMVGSMIETRLGITAAAHFAASKKNITRFDFDAPLMLAKEAVSGGIKYNGRKITLPDQPGLGIEQVLSEGGDYNGKQ; encoded by the coding sequence ATGATTATTGAAAAAATCGAGACATTCCGAAATGCTGTCCCTTTGAAAAAGCCATTTAAAACCGCACTCCGTACAGTCACTGTAGCTGAAGCAATTTTTGTGAAAATCACCTGTGATAACGGGATTGCAGGCTGGGGAGAAGCACCGCCTACATTGGTTATTACAGGGGACAGTCTCGTAAGTATTGAGGGTGCAATAAATGACGTGATCGGACCGTTCTTATTAAAAAAGAATCTATTGAACTATGAAGCTATATTCCAGGGTTTAAGAACGATCCTTGTTAACAATACTAGCGCAAAGGCAGCCGTTGATATGGCACTATATGACTGTATCTCGCAAAATTGCAGCCTTCCGCTCTATCAATTCCTTGGAGGCTACAGAAACGAAATAGAAACTGATTTTACCGTAAGTGTCAACAGTCCTGATGAGATGGGCGAAGATGCTATTAATTATGTAAGCAATGGATTCAATGTACTTAAGGTTAAGGTAGGAATTGGTGATATCGCAACTGACATTGCGAGGATTCAGGAAATCCGCCGCAAGATTGGAAAAGATATTAAAATTCGGCTTGATGCGAACCAGGGATGGAAACCGAAGGATGCAGTCAGGGCGATCCGAAAAATGGAGGACCTTGGACTTGATATCGAGCTGGTTGAACAGCCAGTTAAAGCAGAAGACCTGGATGGTTTAAAGCAGGTAACTGATTCAGTAGATACATTAATAATGGCTGATGAAAGTGTATTTTCACCTAAACAGGCATTTGAGGTGATCAGCAGGAGAAGCGCAGACCTAATTAATATTAAATTAATGAAGTCTGGCGGAATTTATCAAGCACAAATGATTAACCAAATGGCTGAAACTGCTGGGATTGAATGCATGGTTGGCAGCATGATTGAAACTAGGCTGGGGATAACAGCTGCTGCCCACTTTGCTGCAAGCAAGAAAAACATCACACGTTTTGATTTTGATGCGCCATTAATGCTTGCAAAAGAAGCTGTTTCAGGCGGAATAAAGTATAATGGTAGAAAAATTACACTTCCGGACCAGCCAGGTCTTGGTATAGAACAGGTTCTTTCAGAAGGAGGAGATTACAATGGAAAGCAATAA
- a CDS encoding S66 peptidase family protein has translation MTMKADRLKKGDTVAVIAPASPPNKENLKRGLKFVEDLGLNYKLGKSLYAEYGYLAGNDEDRLADLHEMFIDEEVKGIICAGGGYGTARIAAAIDYEVIKNNPKIFWGYSDITFLHTAIRQETGLVTFHGPMLASDIGKEEANQISKDTFQQLFASTDLNYSSTISQIEELVHGSAEGSLVGGNLSLLSSTMGTAFEIDTEGKILLIEDINEEPRAVDRMLNQLYMAGKLQESAGIIIGDFNNCVPDRELSLTLEEVIDHYIKLAGRPALRGFKMGHCSPHIGVPLGAVARMNTEEKTLFVESGIK, from the coding sequence ATGACAATGAAGGCCGATCGTCTAAAAAAAGGGGATACCGTGGCAGTCATAGCACCAGCGAGTCCTCCTAATAAAGAAAACCTTAAGCGAGGCTTAAAATTCGTCGAAGATTTAGGCCTCAATTATAAATTAGGGAAATCATTGTATGCTGAATATGGTTATCTAGCCGGCAATGATGAGGATAGATTAGCCGATCTGCATGAAATGTTCATTGATGAGGAAGTAAAAGGAATAATTTGTGCTGGCGGCGGATATGGCACTGCTCGTATTGCAGCAGCTATAGATTATGAAGTAATCAAAAATAATCCTAAAATATTCTGGGGATACAGTGATATTACATTCCTGCACACTGCAATCAGGCAAGAGACAGGACTGGTAACTTTCCATGGTCCAATGCTTGCTTCAGATATTGGCAAAGAAGAGGCCAATCAAATTTCCAAGGATACATTCCAACAATTGTTTGCCTCGACAGACTTGAATTATAGTTCAACCATTTCACAGATAGAAGAACTGGTTCACGGATCGGCCGAAGGTTCATTGGTTGGCGGAAACCTCTCGCTTCTTTCAAGCACTATGGGCACAGCATTTGAAATTGATACAGAAGGTAAGATTCTGCTTATTGAAGACATTAATGAAGAACCACGGGCTGTAGACCGGATGCTGAATCAGCTGTATATGGCTGGCAAGCTGCAGGAATCAGCGGGGATCATTATTGGAGACTTTAATAACTGCGTGCCAGATAGAGAGCTGTCTTTAACCCTGGAAGAAGTAATTGACCATTACATTAAACTTGCAGGCAGGCCGGCACTCAGAGGGTTCAAAATGGGGCATTGCTCCCCGCACATTGGAGTACCACTCGGGGCGGTTGCCCGCATGAATACCGAAGAAAAAACGCTTTTTGTCGAGAGCGGGATCAAATAG
- a CDS encoding peptide ABC transporter substrate-binding protein has protein sequence MKKLLTMLMATLLVFTMAACTATDNTGKETDGKDNGEKGEEKVLYLNNGQEPTSFDPPIGFDSASWNALNNLMEGLTRLGKDHQPEAATAEKWDVSEDGKTYTFHIREEAKWSNGDDVTANDFVFAWKRLLDPATGSAAAFLGYFIEGGEEFNSGDGSADNVKVKAVDDKTFEVTLTSPQAYFLSVIANPAFFPINENVAKENPEWFSEAESFVGNGPFNLASWEHDTKFVMKKNDQYWDAENVNLDRVEWAIVDDTNTEYQMYQAGDLDVSDVPAELSDKLFEEGKVQVEDQAGDYFYRFNVTKEPFQNVNIRKAFALAVDQQKIVDFVTKNKEKAAYGFVSPGFQDPSGKDFREVNGDFNKTDVEEAKALLKKGMAEEGYTELPEVTLTYSTSDVHKKIAEALQQMFKENLGVEVKLANMEWNVFAEEQKALKHQLSRSSFLADYADPINFLENFQTGHSMNRTGWGNPKYDELIQQAKNESDEAKRFDLMYQAEKILFEEAPIFTVHYYNQVYLQNEAVSGVVRHPVGYLELKWADKN, from the coding sequence GTGAAGAAATTATTAACCATGCTAATGGCAACATTGCTTGTGTTCACAATGGCGGCTTGTACTGCAACTGACAACACAGGCAAAGAAACAGACGGAAAAGACAATGGTGAAAAAGGCGAGGAAAAGGTTCTTTACCTCAACAACGGACAGGAACCAACATCCTTTGACCCGCCAATCGGTTTCGACTCAGCATCATGGAACGCTTTGAACAATCTGATGGAAGGTCTTACACGTCTAGGAAAAGACCATCAGCCAGAAGCGGCAACTGCAGAAAAGTGGGATGTATCTGAAGATGGTAAGACATACACATTCCACATCCGTGAAGAGGCAAAATGGTCCAATGGTGACGATGTCACAGCAAATGATTTCGTATTTGCATGGAAGCGACTATTAGATCCGGCAACGGGTTCAGCAGCTGCTTTCCTTGGGTACTTCATTGAAGGCGGAGAGGAATTTAACAGCGGAGATGGTTCTGCTGACAACGTAAAAGTAAAAGCGGTTGACGACAAGACTTTTGAAGTTACTTTAACAAGCCCGCAGGCATATTTCTTAAGTGTCATTGCAAATCCGGCATTTTTCCCGATCAATGAAAATGTTGCGAAGGAAAATCCGGAATGGTTTTCTGAAGCTGAATCATTCGTGGGAAATGGACCATTTAACCTTGCTAGCTGGGAGCATGACACAAAATTCGTCATGAAAAAGAACGATCAGTATTGGGACGCGGAAAACGTAAATCTTGATCGTGTCGAATGGGCAATCGTGGATGACACAAACACTGAGTATCAAATGTATCAAGCTGGGGATTTGGATGTTTCCGATGTACCTGCTGAATTAAGTGATAAGTTATTCGAAGAAGGAAAGGTACAGGTTGAAGATCAGGCAGGAGATTATTTCTACCGCTTCAATGTAACAAAAGAACCGTTTCAGAACGTGAATATCCGTAAAGCATTCGCACTTGCTGTTGACCAGCAAAAGATCGTTGACTTTGTTACAAAGAACAAAGAAAAAGCTGCTTATGGATTTGTTTCTCCGGGATTCCAGGATCCGTCAGGCAAGGATTTCCGTGAAGTAAACGGAGATTTCAACAAAACAGATGTAGAAGAAGCAAAAGCACTGTTAAAGAAGGGAATGGCAGAAGAAGGTTACACTGAACTTCCAGAAGTAACCCTTACGTACAGCACTAGTGATGTCCATAAGAAAATCGCTGAAGCATTGCAGCAAATGTTCAAAGAAAACCTTGGCGTAGAAGTAAAGCTTGCGAACATGGAATGGAACGTTTTCGCGGAAGAACAGAAAGCACTGAAGCACCAGCTTTCACGCAGTTCATTCCTTGCTGACTATGCTGACCCAATCAACTTCCTGGAAAACTTCCAGACTGGACACTCCATGAACCGTACTGGCTGGGGCAATCCGAAGTATGATGAGTTGATTCAACAAGCAAAGAATGAATCTGACGAAGCAAAGCGTTTTGACTTAATGTATCAGGCAGAGAAGATTTTGTTTGAAGAAGCACCAATATTCACTGTTCACTACTATAACCAGGTTTATCTTCAAAATGAAGCGGTTAGCGGTGTTGTACGCCACCCAGTAGGATACCTTGAACTTAAATGGGCAGATAAGAATTAA
- a CDS encoding ABC transporter ATP-binding protein produces MEKVLEVKDLHVSFKTYGGEVKAVRGVTFDLHKGETLAIVGESGCGKSVTSQSIMRLIPEPPGKFDGGSILFKNKDLTKLKDSEVRKIRGSDISMIFQDPMTALNPTLTIGDQLTEGILQHMKLTNEQAKKVAIEMLDLVGIPSPQVRLKQYPHQFSGGMRQRIVIAMALVCQPEVLIADEPTTALDVTIQAQILELFRDIQTKTGVSIILITHDLGVVAQVADRIAVMYAGKIVETGTRREIFYNPQHPYTKGLLNSVPRLDVDGAELIPIGGTPPDLFSPPVGCPFTARCPFAMEVCDKVYPAGTKLSNSHGVDCWLQDERAQKLLASR; encoded by the coding sequence ATGGAAAAAGTACTGGAAGTAAAAGACCTTCATGTTTCATTCAAAACATACGGCGGCGAGGTAAAAGCTGTCCGTGGAGTAACTTTTGATTTACATAAAGGGGAAACCCTCGCGATTGTAGGCGAGTCTGGTTGTGGCAAGAGCGTAACTTCTCAAAGTATCATGAGACTGATTCCGGAACCGCCTGGAAAGTTTGATGGTGGTTCAATTCTCTTTAAAAACAAGGACCTGACAAAATTAAAGGATTCTGAGGTGCGAAAGATTCGCGGGTCAGATATTTCGATGATCTTCCAGGATCCGATGACTGCGCTGAATCCAACTCTGACAATTGGTGACCAGCTGACAGAGGGAATATTGCAGCATATGAAGCTTACAAATGAACAGGCAAAGAAAGTGGCGATTGAAATGCTTGACCTCGTCGGAATTCCAAGCCCACAAGTCCGGCTGAAGCAATACCCACATCAATTCAGCGGCGGGATGAGACAGAGGATAGTCATAGCTATGGCGCTGGTCTGCCAGCCGGAGGTGTTGATTGCAGACGAGCCGACAACAGCGCTTGACGTGACAATCCAGGCGCAGATTTTGGAATTGTTCCGTGATATTCAGACAAAAACAGGCGTCTCGATCATCCTGATCACTCATGATTTAGGGGTTGTTGCACAAGTCGCTGATCGAATCGCCGTCATGTATGCTGGTAAAATCGTCGAAACAGGTACAAGGAGAGAGATTTTTTACAATCCACAGCATCCGTATACGAAAGGGCTATTGAACTCTGTCCCACGTTTGGATGTTGACGGTGCTGAGCTAATACCGATTGGCGGGACACCGCCAGATTTATTCTCTCCACCAGTTGGGTGTCCGTTTACAGCCCGCTGCCCATTTGCAATGGAGGTTTGTGACAAAGTTTATCCAGCAGGAACAAAGCTTTCCAATAGCCACGGTGTTGACTGCTGGCTTCAGGATGAGCGAGCACAAAAACTGCTCGCAAGCAGGTAA
- a CDS encoding ABC transporter permease, with protein sequence MALRKHQEPPAVSSIPDDWFVPIEKSDSEAEAVVRPSLSYWQDAWRRLLKNKLAMMGLFFLSVLTFMAIFGPIISPHTVDHQDLVNQNLPPSSEHWFGTDELGRDVFTRTWFGARISLFVGIAAALIDFLIGVIYGGIAGYKGGRTDHFMMRIIEVLYGLPYLLVVILISVVMGPSLATIIFALTITGWIGMARIVRGQVLQIKNYEYVLASKTFGTKTGRIIRKNLLPNTMGPIIVQMTLSVPSAIFAEAFLSFLGLGIQAPLASWGSMASDALPVILSGDWWRLFFPAFFISLTMFSFNVLGDGLQDALDPKLRR encoded by the coding sequence ATGGCTCTGCGAAAGCATCAGGAACCACCTGCAGTCTCGTCCATTCCTGACGACTGGTTTGTTCCTATTGAAAAAAGTGACTCGGAAGCAGAAGCTGTTGTCAGGCCAAGCCTGTCGTATTGGCAGGATGCATGGAGACGGCTCCTGAAAAACAAGCTGGCTATGATGGGATTATTCTTCTTATCTGTTCTCACCTTCATGGCGATTTTCGGGCCTATCATCTCTCCACACACTGTTGACCATCAGGATTTGGTCAATCAGAATCTTCCGCCGTCAAGTGAGCATTGGTTTGGAACCGATGAGCTCGGTCGAGATGTTTTTACCCGAACATGGTTTGGCGCGCGTATATCCTTATTTGTCGGCATAGCTGCTGCATTGATCGATTTTCTTATCGGGGTTATCTATGGCGGAATTGCCGGCTATAAAGGCGGCAGGACAGACCATTTCATGATGAGAATCATAGAGGTTCTATATGGCCTTCCATATTTGCTTGTTGTAATTTTAATCAGCGTAGTGATGGGTCCGAGCCTTGCAACGATCATTTTCGCCCTGACTATTACAGGATGGATAGGAATGGCGAGGATTGTCCGCGGCCAAGTCCTGCAGATCAAGAACTACGAATACGTTTTAGCATCTAAAACTTTCGGAACCAAAACCGGCAGGATCATCCGCAAAAATCTTCTCCCTAATACGATGGGGCCAATTATCGTTCAAATGACGCTTTCGGTTCCTTCGGCAATTTTTGCTGAAGCTTTCCTGAGCTTCCTTGGCCTGGGAATCCAAGCACCATTGGCCAGCTGGGGATCGATGGCAAGCGATGCATTGCCGGTCATTTTATCAGGTGACTGGTGGAGGCTGTTTTTCCCGGCATTCTTCATTTCATTGACAATGTTTTCGTTTAACGTATTAGGTGATGGGCTTCAGGATGCACTTGACCCGAAGCTAAGGAGGTAA
- a CDS encoding ABC transporter permease: MLHYILKRLGSMAVTLLVIITLTFFLMHSIPGSPFNEERATSEAVQKNLESFYHLDEPLYVQYFLYLKSIATFDFGPSIKKSSQTVNEMLGRGFPVSFELGMITLIVAIFSGILLGIIASLRHNGLIDYLAMTVAVVGISVPNFVMATLLIQQLAVTWEILPVATWTSPMHMILPTLALATGPMAIIARLTRSSMLEVLTQDYIRTAKAKGLSPVKIVFKHALKNALLPVVTILGSLAASILTGTFVIEKIFAIPGMGKYFVESINQRDYPVIMGTTIFYSTVLIMMLFLVDLAYGILDPRIKLHKKEGK; encoded by the coding sequence ATGCTCCATTACATACTCAAACGACTGGGCTCGATGGCAGTGACCTTGCTGGTCATCATCACGCTGACCTTCTTCTTGATGCATTCAATTCCCGGTTCCCCTTTTAACGAGGAGCGGGCAACGAGCGAAGCCGTCCAAAAGAACCTTGAAAGTTTTTACCATTTGGATGAGCCTTTATACGTTCAATACTTTTTATACTTGAAATCGATTGCGACATTCGATTTCGGACCTTCTATTAAAAAATCCTCACAGACTGTAAACGAAATGCTTGGCAGGGGATTTCCTGTTTCATTCGAGTTGGGGATGATTACGCTGATCGTCGCTATTTTTTCTGGCATCCTCCTGGGAATCATTGCATCTCTCCGCCATAACGGCTTGATTGATTATCTAGCAATGACAGTAGCGGTAGTCGGTATTTCGGTTCCTAACTTTGTTATGGCCACCCTGCTGATCCAGCAGCTGGCTGTTACCTGGGAGATCCTTCCGGTTGCCACCTGGACAAGTCCAATGCATATGATCCTGCCGACTCTGGCACTCGCTACAGGGCCTATGGCAATCATCGCCCGCTTGACGAGATCCAGCATGCTTGAGGTTTTGACTCAAGACTACATACGGACAGCAAAGGCAAAAGGGCTGTCGCCTGTAAAAATCGTGTTCAAACATGCTTTAAAGAATGCATTATTGCCAGTTGTCACGATACTCGGCTCATTGGCGGCGAGCATACTTACAGGAACTTTCGTAATCGAAAAAATCTTTGCGATTCCAGGAATGGGCAAGTACTTTGTCGAAAGTATCAATCAACGTGACTATCCTGTCATAATGGGAACAACAATTTTTTACAGTACAGTTTTGATCATGATGCTTTTCCTTGTAGATCTCGCTTACGGCATCCTTGACCCAAGAATCAAGCTTCATAAAAAGGAGGGAAAATGA
- a CDS encoding M55 family metallopeptidase, whose product MKLYISVDMEGITGLVDHTHVDSSKHNYERGRKIMTQEANYVIEKAFETGCQEVIVNDSHSKMNNLLIEELHPDTQLITGDVKPYSMVQGLDESFGGAVFVGYHARASMNGVMSHSMIFGVRHMWINDVQIGELGFNAYVAGHYGVPVIMVAGDDGAAREAEALIPNITTAVVKQSISRSAAKSLTPVKAGELLAEKTEKAIKNLDKMKPLTPPDNPVLRIEFANYGQAEWANLMPGTEIEEGTTIVRYHAKDILEAYQAMLVMTELAMRTAFS is encoded by the coding sequence ATGAAATTGTACATATCCGTGGACATGGAGGGGATTACTGGTCTGGTCGACCATACCCATGTGGACTCTTCTAAGCACAATTACGAACGAGGACGGAAAATCATGACGCAGGAAGCAAACTATGTGATTGAGAAAGCTTTTGAGACTGGCTGCCAGGAAGTCATCGTCAATGATAGCCACTCCAAGATGAACAACCTTTTAATAGAGGAACTTCATCCGGATACACAGTTGATTACCGGGGATGTAAAGCCCTATTCCATGGTCCAAGGGTTGGATGAGAGCTTTGGTGGAGCCGTTTTTGTCGGCTACCATGCAAGAGCTTCGATGAACGGAGTGATGTCGCATTCAATGATTTTTGGTGTTCGCCATATGTGGATCAATGATGTTCAAATAGGGGAGCTTGGATTCAACGCTTATGTAGCAGGTCATTATGGTGTACCTGTCATTATGGTCGCAGGGGACGATGGAGCTGCCCGTGAAGCAGAGGCATTAATTCCTAACATTACAACCGCCGTAGTTAAACAGTCAATTTCGAGGTCTGCAGCAAAATCTCTAACTCCAGTGAAAGCTGGTGAACTGCTCGCTGAAAAGACAGAGAAGGCTATTAAGAATCTGGATAAAATGAAACCGCTTACTCCTCCTGATAATCCTGTATTAAGAATTGAATTTGCCAACTATGGACAAGCAGAGTGGGCAAACTTGATGCCGGGTACAGAAATCGAAGAAGGGACCACGATTGTACGGTACCATGCTAAGGACATTCTTGAAGCCTATCAAGCTATGCTTGTGATGACAGAACTCGCAATGAGGACAGCATTTTCATAG
- a CDS encoding NUDIX hydrolase — protein sequence MNINQISNNLLGRTPSILGHEQFIKFAVLLPLVEVNDEVHILFEVRSLTMRRQPGEVCFPGGKIEKGEDPQKAAVRETSEELGIKESEIIDVFPLDYMVSAFGTIIYPFAGRISDLNAIIPNEAEVGEVFTVPLSFFKKNQPDSYKINFQVEPEDGFPFDLIIGGENYNWQTRSMDEYFYRSNGKVIWGLTARVLTHFIELMEQHNLKD from the coding sequence ATGAATATAAACCAGATATCAAATAATTTATTGGGGCGGACACCCTCAATTTTGGGCCATGAACAGTTTATCAAATTCGCAGTTTTGCTGCCTTTAGTGGAAGTGAACGATGAAGTCCACATTTTATTTGAGGTGCGATCCCTGACGATGAGAAGACAGCCTGGAGAGGTTTGTTTTCCAGGAGGGAAGATAGAAAAGGGTGAGGATCCTCAAAAAGCAGCGGTCAGGGAAACCTCGGAAGAACTCGGCATAAAGGAAAGCGAGATCATCGATGTGTTTCCTTTGGATTATATGGTGTCTGCATTCGGCACAATCATCTATCCCTTTGCTGGAAGAATCAGTGATTTAAACGCCATCATTCCTAACGAAGCAGAAGTAGGGGAGGTATTTACTGTCCCTCTGTCCTTCTTTAAAAAAAACCAGCCCGACAGTTATAAGATCAACTTTCAAGTGGAACCAGAAGACGGATTTCCTTTTGATTTGATCATTGGCGGCGAGAATTACAATTGGCAGACAAGATCGATGGATGAATATTTCTATCGCTCGAATGGCAAGGTGATTTGGGGACTAACAGCCAGGGTGCTGACCCACTTTATTGAGCTGATGGAGCAGCATAATCTCAAAGATTAG
- a CDS encoding lmo0937 family membrane protein, translated as MLWTIAGILLVLWLLGLVFEIAGGIIHILLVIGLILIAYKAIKGRATGS; from the coding sequence ATGTTGTGGACTATAGCAGGAATATTGCTGGTGCTTTGGTTATTGGGGCTGGTTTTCGAAATCGCCGGCGGCATCATTCACATTCTGCTCGTAATCGGTTTAATCTTGATTGCATATAAAGCGATCAAAGGCCGAGCGACGGGATCATAA
- a CDS encoding HAD family hydrolase — translation MPKYKILFLDIDGTILTPDDTIEDSTKVAINEMKKQNIEVVLATGRPIHEIKEFGQELHISSYIGYNGALGIYEGDTIFAESMDTKDVKYILEVAKKNNHEVVLYTDSKNFLTDLDSDLVKAFLQQFHLRQNDLFTEDVIEYILGMTIITTGDDGDALYQFNDGIHLSQVNVEGMQHCFDVIRDTVNKGAGIQFLLNKLGIERESSIAFGDGMNDKEMLSFAGEGFAMGNAHPDLFQHAKHRTTDVTASGIYNGLKSLGLLQ, via the coding sequence ATGCCAAAGTATAAAATATTATTCTTAGATATAGATGGAACGATTTTAACTCCTGATGATACGATAGAGGATTCGACTAAGGTCGCCATCAATGAAATGAAGAAACAAAATATTGAGGTCGTTCTGGCGACCGGGCGTCCGATTCATGAGATTAAAGAGTTTGGGCAGGAACTTCACATCTCCTCCTATATAGGATACAACGGTGCATTGGGCATTTATGAAGGGGACACGATTTTTGCCGAATCAATGGATACTAAGGATGTAAAATACATCCTGGAGGTAGCAAAAAAAAATAATCATGAGGTTGTCTTGTATACCGATTCAAAAAATTTTTTAACTGACCTTGACTCCGATTTAGTTAAAGCTTTCCTTCAGCAATTCCATTTGCGCCAGAATGATCTTTTTACAGAGGATGTCATCGAATATATTCTCGGCATGACGATTATCACTACAGGAGATGATGGAGACGCACTATATCAGTTCAATGATGGCATTCATTTGTCACAAGTCAATGTAGAGGGAATGCAGCATTGCTTTGATGTCATTCGTGATACGGTAAATAAAGGTGCAGGCATTCAATTCTTGTTAAACAAACTCGGTATAGAACGCGAAAGCTCTATTGCCTTCGGGGACGGAATGAATGATAAAGAAATGCTTTCTTTTGCAGGAGAAGGCTTTGCCATGGGAAATGCCCATCCAGACTTATTCCAGCATGCAAAGCATAGGACGACAGATGTTACTGCCTCAGGAATTTATAATGGTTTGAAGTCGCTTGGCTTATTGCAATGA
- a CDS encoding PadR family transcriptional regulator: MSIEHSILAVISFRPSTGYDIKAEFEHKAAGLFWGMSYGSLYPKLKKLVEQGFITVIESETEGRKKKLYELTGKGWKELEIWLKKSPEPPSIKDELFIKIGAWHDEMDLSILAGHLQARAKESQEILNYVKEWKQNNTSYISSLGMLAMRYAELKLEAELQWIQEALASIKNENLPVGQDPKKLGEKQLARRESALKADK; encoded by the coding sequence ATGTCAATTGAACATTCGATTCTTGCAGTGATTAGCTTCCGTCCTAGTACCGGTTATGATATCAAGGCTGAGTTTGAGCATAAAGCAGCCGGACTTTTCTGGGGTATGAGTTACGGCAGTCTGTATCCAAAACTCAAGAAGCTTGTAGAACAGGGTTTTATAACTGTAATTGAATCTGAAACAGAAGGCCGGAAGAAAAAGCTTTACGAGCTGACAGGAAAAGGATGGAAGGAGTTAGAAATCTGGTTAAAAAAAAGTCCTGAGCCTCCTTCGATCAAGGATGAATTATTTATTAAAATCGGTGCATGGCATGATGAAATGGATCTAAGTATACTGGCTGGCCATTTACAAGCAAGAGCTAAGGAATCACAGGAAATTTTAAATTACGTCAAGGAGTGGAAGCAAAATAATACTTCTTATATAAGCAGCCTTGGAATGCTGGCAATGCGATACGCAGAATTAAAGCTCGAGGCCGAGCTTCAATGGATACAAGAGGCCCTTGCTTCCATAAAGAATGAAAATCTGCCTGTCGGGCAGGATCCTAAAAAATTAGGTGAGAAACAGCTTGCGCGGAGAGAATCTGCATTAAAAGCTGACAAATAG